In Mastigocladopsis repens PCC 10914, a single window of DNA contains:
- a CDS encoding aminotransferase class IV, with protein MLSEVAVIFWYNGKLIESQTLELEIDDPGLLYGATVFTTLRVYNNSLDSRLTYWRSHCDRLKFSLQTFGWRIPDEKRLRQGAQIIMAHFPVLRIAIFPDGREWITGRFLPNNLTKLQNNGIGAILAASEFVRCLPAHKTGSYLSAWLAKASAQKLDAQEAILVDAAGNWLETSTGNLWGWRDGSWWTPPLTGGILPGIVRGQLADWLLKQQVVREEPWTPELVKGFEAIAYSNSVVETVPIHTVIQPVGKLEYNPHHPCFQQLRMFFIAV; from the coding sequence ATGCTCAGTGAGGTTGCGGTTATTTTCTGGTACAACGGTAAGTTAATCGAGTCTCAAACCCTAGAATTAGAAATAGATGACCCAGGGTTACTCTATGGAGCAACCGTTTTTACGACGCTGCGGGTTTATAATAATTCGCTTGATAGTAGGTTAACTTACTGGCGCTCCCACTGCGATCGCCTAAAATTTAGCTTGCAAACCTTTGGTTGGCGCATACCAGATGAAAAGCGACTGCGTCAAGGGGCACAAATTATCATGGCACACTTCCCCGTTCTCAGAATCGCCATCTTTCCTGATGGACGGGAGTGGATAACAGGCAGGTTTCTGCCAAATAACTTGACAAAATTACAAAATAATGGTATAGGAGCAATTCTTGCTGCGTCGGAATTTGTTCGCTGTCTACCCGCTCATAAAACGGGAAGCTACCTCAGTGCATGGTTGGCAAAGGCTAGCGCCCAAAAGTTGGATGCCCAAGAAGCGATCTTAGTGGATGCTGCGGGAAATTGGCTAGAAACGAGTACAGGTAATCTCTGGGGGTGGCGCGATGGCAGTTGGTGGACGCCGCCCTTAACAGGAGGAATTTTGCCGGGAATTGTACGAGGGCAGCTTGCAGACTGGCTGTTGAAACAGCAGGTAGTTCGAGAGGAACCCTGGACACCAGAGTTAGTCAAGGGATTTGAGGCAATTGCCTACAGTAACAGTGTAGTGGAAACCGTCCCGATTCATACCGTTATACAGCCTGTAGGAAAGCTAGAATATAATCCCCACCATCCCTGTTTTCAACAACTGCGGATGTTTTTTATAGCAGTGTAG
- a CDS encoding cation:proton antiporter: MEASFEITLQMVITVFAGISAQVLAAYLRVPSIVFLLMFGILLGSDGIGLLHPHMLGTGLEVIVALATAIILFEGGLNLDLRELGKVSTSLQLLVTLGTMITLLGGSMAAHWLGEFPWPIAFLYASLVVVTGPTVVSPLLKQINVDRQVATLLEGEGVLIDPVGAILAVVVLNTLLNDHTDFITAMSSLILRLGIGSVIGAAGGWLMSLVSKRANFLSFEVKNLVVLAGLWGLFALSQMIRSDSGLMAVVVAGVVFGASSVPEERLLRRFKGQLTILSVSVLFILLAADLSIASVFALGWGGVFTVLVLMFVVRPINILLCTWNSGLNWRQKLFLSWVSPRGIVSASVASLFAILLTQRGVNGGEAIKALVFLTIIMTVVCQGLTAGWVAKFLQITSKDATGAVIVGCNPLSLLIARLFQERGEAVVMIDTDPKRCEQAEAQNLRVIASSALDTGVLEEAGLASMGTFLAMTSNGEVNFVLAQRATEEFNPPRVLAVFPRDPQATTSTNESQVNQAFIPDLPIKTWNEYVNDGRVKLGTTTLNESDFDLQQEHMQALIRDGELIPLLVEREEHLQVMPATEEWKVGDRIIYLLHDPRPHLLKRLSGGNQSTRLALEKLPEVEEIPLAKSQLSTSDAPT, from the coding sequence ATGGAAGCATCTTTTGAAATCACCCTGCAGATGGTGATTACCGTCTTTGCAGGTATTAGCGCCCAGGTGCTGGCTGCATACCTTCGGGTACCCAGCATTGTCTTTTTGCTGATGTTTGGCATTTTGCTTGGCTCTGATGGCATTGGGCTGTTGCACCCTCATATGCTAGGCACTGGGCTGGAAGTTATCGTCGCTTTGGCAACAGCAATCATTTTGTTTGAAGGCGGACTCAACCTGGATCTGCGAGAGTTAGGCAAAGTTTCGACTAGCCTGCAATTGCTCGTCACCCTGGGAACCATGATCACACTGCTTGGGGGCAGCATGGCGGCGCACTGGCTGGGTGAATTCCCTTGGCCTATTGCTTTTCTCTACGCTTCCTTAGTTGTGGTGACAGGACCAACCGTTGTTAGTCCTCTGCTCAAACAAATCAATGTGGATCGACAAGTAGCAACGCTTTTGGAAGGGGAAGGCGTTCTCATCGACCCAGTGGGAGCTATCCTCGCCGTCGTGGTGCTAAACACGTTATTAAACGACCACACTGACTTCATCACAGCAATGAGTAGTCTCATACTGCGCCTTGGCATTGGTAGCGTGATTGGTGCAGCAGGTGGCTGGCTGATGTCCTTAGTTAGCAAACGTGCCAATTTTCTATCATTTGAGGTGAAAAACCTGGTCGTCTTAGCGGGGTTGTGGGGCTTATTTGCCCTATCGCAGATGATTCGCAGCGATTCGGGACTGATGGCAGTTGTCGTTGCAGGAGTCGTTTTTGGAGCTTCCTCGGTGCCAGAAGAAAGATTGTTGAGACGTTTCAAAGGTCAACTGACGATTCTCAGTGTTTCGGTGCTCTTCATTTTGCTAGCTGCTGATCTATCTATTGCCAGTGTGTTTGCCTTGGGTTGGGGCGGTGTGTTCACAGTTCTGGTACTGATGTTTGTCGTTCGCCCAATTAACATCCTCTTGTGTACCTGGAACAGTGGTCTTAACTGGCGACAGAAACTGTTTTTAAGCTGGGTTTCCCCAAGAGGAATAGTTTCTGCCTCCGTTGCTTCTTTGTTTGCAATTTTACTGACGCAGCGCGGTGTTAACGGTGGTGAAGCAATCAAAGCTTTGGTGTTTCTCACAATTATCATGACCGTGGTCTGCCAAGGGCTAACGGCTGGGTGGGTTGCCAAGTTTCTGCAAATCACCTCAAAAGACGCCACTGGGGCGGTGATTGTGGGTTGTAATCCTTTGAGTCTACTGATTGCCAGGTTGTTTCAAGAACGGGGAGAAGCAGTGGTGATGATTGACACTGACCCAAAACGTTGCGAACAAGCAGAAGCACAAAATCTCAGGGTTATAGCCAGCAGCGCCTTGGATACTGGTGTATTGGAAGAAGCGGGACTTGCCTCAATGGGAACTTTTCTGGCAATGACCAGTAATGGTGAGGTCAATTTTGTCTTAGCGCAACGTGCGACAGAAGAGTTTAACCCGCCGCGTGTCCTGGCAGTTTTCCCCCGCGATCCCCAAGCAACCACCTCTACCAATGAGAGTCAAGTTAACCAGGCTTTCATCCCAGACTTACCAATTAAGACTTGGAATGAGTATGTGAACGACGGACGAGTCAAGTTGGGGACAACGACACTCAATGAATCTGATTTTGACCTTCAACAGGAGCATATGCAGGCATTGATTAGAGATGGCGAGTTGATACCCCTATTGGTAGAACGAGAAGAACATCTTCAGGTTATGCCCGCAACCGAAGAGTGGAAGGTTGGCGATCGCATTATCTATCTGTTACACGATCCCAGACCACACCTTTTAAAACGCCTGTCGGGTGGTAATCAGTCAACTCGCCTCGCTCTGGAAAAATTACCGGAGGTTGAAGAAATACCGTTGGCAAAATCTCAACTTTCCACCAGCGATGCTCCCACTTAA
- a CDS encoding ribbon-helix-helix domain-containing protein: MHTIARTPTTDMEVTSIRLERELKDKLKELAGNQGYQALIRDILWNYVQQKSGEWKPRFSRADIRASIAATAQQEERCVLTGQLIQPKQPMLLGLTRNGDMVPLSVESLAG, encoded by the coding sequence ATGCATACAATCGCTCGCACTCCAACCACTGACATGGAAGTCACCAGCATCCGTCTAGAACGGGAATTGAAAGATAAACTCAAAGAACTAGCTGGCAATCAGGGATATCAAGCTCTGATTCGAGACATTCTCTGGAATTACGTCCAGCAAAAATCAGGTGAGTGGAAGCCACGATTTTCGCGAGCCGATATTCGCGCTAGCATAGCTGCAACAGCACAACAAGAAGAACGCTGTGTACTCACAGGACAACTCATTCAACCGAAACAACCGATGTTGCTGGGACTTACGAGAAATGGTGATATGGTTCCTCTGAGTGTCGAGAGTTTAGCTGGTTAA
- a CDS encoding SRPBCC family protein, with amino-acid sequence MTEEHNKQEELDLSAIGDNSDLELNLAVDAVDLQPVEVQIEKIAERQRQITAKLQIPQPVEQVWKVLTDYEALADFVPSLAKSRLVKHPQGGIRLEQVGSGRFLRFNFCARVVLDLEEKFLKEINFRMVEGDFKDFSGSWLLEPCSLDNIVGTALCYTVKVLPKRTMPVGMIERRLSNDMRLNLLAVRKRALGT; translated from the coding sequence GTGACTGAAGAACACAACAAACAAGAGGAACTGGATTTATCCGCCATCGGCGACAACAGCGACCTAGAATTGAATTTGGCTGTTGATGCAGTTGATTTACAACCTGTGGAAGTGCAAATCGAGAAAATAGCAGAGCGACAGCGACAAATAACTGCTAAGCTTCAAATTCCGCAACCAGTTGAACAAGTCTGGAAAGTCCTAACAGATTATGAAGCCTTAGCTGACTTCGTCCCCAGCCTAGCTAAAAGTCGCCTAGTTAAGCATCCTCAAGGAGGGATTCGTCTAGAACAAGTAGGATCTGGGCGCTTTCTCCGCTTCAACTTCTGTGCGCGTGTTGTTCTCGATTTAGAGGAAAAATTCCTTAAGGAAATTAATTTCCGTATGGTAGAAGGAGATTTTAAAGACTTCTCTGGTAGCTGGCTATTAGAACCTTGTTCCCTTGATAATATTGTGGGAACTGCTCTGTGCTATACTGTCAAAGTTTTGCCTAAACGTACTATGCCAGTGGGAATGATTGAACGTCGTCTCAGTAACGATATGCGCTTGAATCTTCTCGCAGTTCGCAAAAGGGCATTAGGAACATGA
- a CDS encoding alr0857 family protein translates to MLKLTYTETSFCLECLAQSLEEWVQARVILSLRAGQCLCVEPSTASFLLPVNLPGVEMLKALVQREDSEIIALCVCDNECVEVTLRGCWLSNGSQDADGVFVTAMSHSPQGDRSASGTEFFLHKLWQEAQQKTSVMSE, encoded by the coding sequence ATGTTGAAATTAACATACACCGAAACAAGCTTTTGCTTAGAGTGTTTAGCTCAATCGCTGGAAGAATGGGTGCAAGCGCGAGTGATTTTGTCACTGCGAGCGGGTCAATGTCTATGCGTTGAACCTAGCACTGCTTCCTTTTTGCTTCCTGTTAATTTGCCAGGAGTCGAGATGCTTAAGGCGCTGGTTCAAAGAGAGGATAGTGAAATTATTGCTTTGTGCGTTTGTGATAACGAGTGTGTGGAAGTAACTCTGCGGGGTTGTTGGCTATCAAATGGTTCTCAGGATGCTGATGGTGTGTTTGTCACGGCAATGAGCCATTCGCCTCAGGGCGATAGATCCGCCTCAGGCACTGAGTTCTTTCTCCACAAACTTTGGCAAGAAGCTCAACAGAAAACCTCTGTCATGAGCGAATGA
- a CDS encoding HNH endonuclease encodes MTSAMQVLDQSVVVFSQNYLPLCRVNIKRAIVLLVTNKAEPLDFSTESGWEVHSPSLVLYVPKLIRLKIASIERMWKVPPVNRREVLRRDHHSCQYCGSSKHLTLDHVLPRCRGGQHTWDNVVAACERCNSRKGDRTPQEVGMPLRTKPKAPLHPTISFAEQFWIDVQANLE; translated from the coding sequence GTGACAAGCGCGATGCAAGTTTTAGACCAATCCGTGGTGGTGTTTTCTCAAAATTACTTGCCACTGTGTCGGGTTAATATTAAGCGGGCGATTGTACTGTTAGTGACAAATAAGGCTGAACCACTAGACTTTTCCACCGAAAGCGGATGGGAAGTTCACTCACCTAGCTTGGTACTTTATGTACCAAAACTTATTCGCTTAAAAATTGCAAGTATTGAGCGGATGTGGAAAGTTCCCCCAGTAAATCGCCGGGAAGTTTTGCGGCGAGACCACCACAGTTGCCAGTATTGCGGTAGCAGCAAACATCTGACGCTGGATCACGTCCTTCCCCGTTGTAGAGGCGGTCAACATACCTGGGATAACGTAGTTGCTGCTTGTGAACGGTGTAACTCCCGCAAAGGAGACAGAACCCCTCAAGAGGTTGGTATGCCTCTGCGTACCAAGCCAAAAGCACCACTCCATCCGACTATTTCCTTTGCAGAACAGTTCTGGATAGATGTGCAAGCAAACCTGGAATAA
- a CDS encoding sensor histidine kinase yields MNKPLSLSKCLDEVERQQKYPVKLMQHQEEPAYQLVQKINKIIANSSTPTNMLQDIAQLLGVAFKVDCCSLVTVSAEVSGEAISAHWCAQENLESPQTEEMFSIECASETLTIEDIPTIEKSLPIGRQSLPVTIKAVLAIPTRLAGNNNGVISLIKSQPYDWSQPEKQLLKAVESSCAIAFSQVAQAQQIAHQNQYLQTCVQHQSLIKQLTILSRSNLELNQMLQLAIASTSEALQVERGLLILLKYTDPLFRTRQKKQIPKAKATVVGEWSKETETSLTTKSDTSDSSFFISDCGLCQRAFLDSGKPLMINDDTDLQDTLTVAPVFALEVLPAVLLMPLEIQGKVLGFLVLQQTNARSWQSAELNIVEMVCAQLSNAIIQTQTLRQVQTLVDERTAQLQRSLEVQAKLYEVKRQQTEQLQKLNDLKDEFLSNISDRLRHPLTRIRLAILNLRQMGQLNERQVRYADMIEQDCTDEINLINDLLTLQELATHNERPQLETTDLNARIRDLAVTFDTKLTEKGLCLSLDLPDSPLTVQTEVESFDRIVQELLTNASKYSEQDTVVHLQATHQVNQQLDQVIIKVTNIGRGISEEEATYIFDRFRRGRGRWTPGTGLGLALVKSLVQHLNGSIAVESTPIKDSSLSKISFTLTLPQFSQQSDSYSKK; encoded by the coding sequence ATGAACAAGCCTTTATCGTTGTCAAAGTGCCTAGATGAAGTAGAACGACAGCAAAAATACCCGGTCAAGCTGATGCAGCATCAGGAAGAACCTGCCTACCAGTTGGTACAAAAAATTAATAAAATCATCGCCAATAGCTCGACTCCGACAAATATGCTGCAAGATATTGCCCAATTGTTAGGAGTTGCTTTTAAAGTAGATTGCTGTAGCTTAGTGACAGTGTCAGCTGAGGTGTCCGGCGAGGCAATATCTGCTCATTGGTGCGCGCAAGAGAATTTAGAGTCCCCTCAGACAGAGGAGATGTTTTCAATAGAATGCGCTTCTGAGACATTGACTATTGAGGATATTCCAACGATTGAAAAAAGTTTGCCAATTGGACGTCAATCTTTGCCGGTGACGATAAAGGCTGTTTTGGCAATTCCTACTCGGTTGGCTGGCAACAATAACGGCGTGATTAGTCTGATTAAATCGCAGCCCTACGATTGGAGTCAACCAGAAAAACAGCTATTAAAAGCTGTGGAGTCGTCTTGCGCGATCGCATTTTCTCAAGTAGCACAAGCACAGCAGATTGCCCATCAAAATCAGTATCTGCAAACTTGCGTTCAGCATCAAAGCTTGATCAAGCAACTAACTATATTAAGTCGTAGCAACCTGGAGTTGAATCAAATGCTTCAGTTAGCGATTGCTTCTACATCTGAAGCTCTCCAAGTGGAACGTGGTTTGCTTATACTACTGAAGTATACAGATCCGCTGTTTAGAACTCGACAAAAAAAACAAATTCCCAAAGCAAAAGCCACTGTTGTGGGTGAATGGTCTAAGGAAACAGAAACTTCCCTGACAACAAAATCAGACACTTCAGATAGTTCTTTTTTTATTTCTGACTGTGGTTTATGCCAGCGTGCCTTTCTAGATTCTGGAAAACCATTAATGATTAATGATGATACCGATTTACAAGATACTTTAACAGTCGCCCCAGTATTTGCACTAGAAGTCTTGCCTGCAGTGCTATTAATGCCATTAGAGATTCAAGGCAAAGTTTTGGGATTTTTGGTATTACAGCAAACAAATGCTCGCAGTTGGCAATCAGCAGAATTAAATATAGTGGAAATGGTCTGTGCTCAACTGAGCAACGCCATAATTCAGACACAGACACTGCGACAAGTACAAACATTGGTAGATGAACGCACAGCACAACTGCAACGTAGTTTGGAAGTCCAAGCAAAACTCTACGAAGTAAAACGTCAGCAGACTGAGCAGTTGCAGAAACTTAACGATTTGAAGGATGAATTTTTAAGCAATATCAGCGATCGCTTGCGCCATCCACTAACAAGAATTCGTTTGGCTATCCTTAACTTACGTCAAATGGGTCAATTGAACGAGCGTCAGGTTAGATACGCCGATATGATTGAGCAAGATTGCACCGATGAAATTAATTTGATTAATGACTTACTAACGCTCCAAGAATTAGCAACCCATAATGAACGTCCGCAATTAGAAACTACCGATTTAAATGCGAGAATTCGTGATTTAGCAGTCACTTTTGACACTAAACTAACAGAGAAAGGCTTATGCCTTTCTTTAGATTTGCCTGATTCTCCACTTACAGTGCAAACTGAAGTAGAGAGTTTTGACCGGATTGTGCAGGAATTGTTAACAAATGCTAGTAAATACTCGGAACAAGATACTGTTGTTCATTTGCAAGCGACTCACCAAGTAAATCAACAACTCGATCAAGTTATTATTAAGGTGACTAATATAGGACGTGGCATCTCAGAAGAAGAAGCTACTTACATATTTGACAGGTTCCGTCGGGGTAGAGGAAGATGGACTCCAGGGACTGGCTTGGGGCTTGCGCTCGTCAAGTCTTTAGTGCAACATCTAAATGGGTCGATTGCGGTGGAGAGTACGCCCATTAAGGATTCTAGCTTGAGTAAAATCTCCTTCACTCTGACGCTGCCCCAATTTTCCCAACAAAGTGACTCCTATTCTAAAAAGTGA